From the genome of Paracidovorax avenae:
CTCACCGACCACCCGCCCCACGGCGATCAGGGGCTCCGGATCGTCGGGGCTGCGCACGGCAACGAGCGTGCTCACCATCGCTGCACGCCGCGAAGCAACGCCCTGCATCTGCTCCAGCAACGCACGCACATTGTTTGCGTCACCCTTCTCGTAGCCGAACCGGGTGGCGTAGTAGGCCGTCTGCACGCCCGGCTGCCCGCCGAAGGCATCCACGCATAGGCCAGCATCGTCGGCCAGCGCCGGCAGTCCGGTGTGCTGCGCGGCGAAACGCGCCTTGGCCAGGGCATTCTCCAAGAAGGTATGGAAGGGTTCGTCCGCCTCGCCCACGCCGAGGTCCGCCTGCCGCACCAGTTCCACGCCCAGGGGAGAGAACATGCTCTGCAGTTCGGCCAGCTTGCCGCGGTTGTTGGATGCAAGGACGAGTTTCATGGTGGGACTGTTTTCGGGAAAAGGGCTCACAGGCGGGATGCCGGCGCCGACAGGGCCTGCCGCTGCAGGGCGATGAGAGCGCCCACGCCCTGCGCGGCCAGGTCGAGCAGCCGGTCCATCTCGCTGCGCGTGAACGCGACACCTTCCGCCGTTCCCTGCACTTCGACGAACCGGCCGCCGTCCATCATGACGACGTTCATGTCGGTGTCGCACTGCACATCCTCGGTGTACTCCAGGTCGAGCAGCGGCGTGCCCTGCACGATGCCCACCGACACGGCCGCCAGCGGCGCCGTGATGGGCGACGCGGCGATCTTCCCGGCCGCCAGCAGGGCCGATACGGCGTCGTGCGCAGCGACCCAGGCACCGGTGATGGCCGCCGTGCGCGTACCGCCGTCGGCCTGCAGCACGTCGCAATCGAGCTGGATGGTGCGCTCCCCCAGCGCGCGCAGGTCGAACACCGCCCGCAGGCTGCGGCCGATCAGGCGCTGGATTTCCTGCGTGCGTCCGCTCTGCTTGCCCCGAGCGGCCTCGCGGTCGCTGCGGGTGTGGGTCGCGCGCGGCAGCATGCCGTACTCCGCCGTCACCCAGCCTTCCCCGCTGCCGCGCTTGTGCGGCGGCACCCGCTCCTCGACGGAGGCGGTGCACAGCACCTTCGTGTGCCCGAACTCGACCAGCACCGAGCCTTCCGCATGCATGGTGTAGTGGCGGGTGATGCGCACGGGGCGCAGGGCATCGACGCCGCGGCCCGCGCTGCGCTCGAAGGGGACGGAAAGGGAGGAGGAAGGCATGGAATGCAACCGCGTTTGAAAGGAAGTGAATCGGCACCCGGCCGCGACCGGCATCGCCAGCGTACGGTCCGCACGGCAGGGACACCCTCAGAGGCAGCGCCTGGATGCCGCACGCCGGGCACCGCCTGCGCCGTGGGCTTTCAGGTCTTGCGCGCGGCCGAGCGGCGGATCGCCTCGTTGATCTCGGCGATGGAGCGTTCGATCGCCTCGTCGTCGAGGTCATCCAGTTCGTCGCCCGCTCCGGCCTCGAACGGCCCGGCCTGGATGGTGGAAGCGAAGCCGTCGTCGCCGATGCTGTGCGTCGATATGCCCTGGGTGGACTCGAAGGTATCCGGAGTTTCCCACTCCATGGCCACCACCGTGACGTTGTCGCTGCTATCCCCCGCCCTGCGCAGGGCATCCTCCACCAGCTCCGGCACCGCCTGGGACACTGGCAGCCTCCCGAGCTGGCGCGCGATGGAGGCATCGTCCAGCGCGCCCCACAGGCCGTCGGAGCACAGCAGCAGGCGGTCGCCCTGCTCCAGCGCGACCGGCCCGGTGATGTCGTAGATGGGCTTGGTCGGAGACCCCAGGCAGGTGAACAGCACGTTGCGGTTCATGCGGTCCATGCCGGGCAGGGAGGCATTGCGCAGCTCCATGTAGGAGTGGTCGCGGGTGCGCGTGAGCAGTTCGCCGGAGCGGACCATGTAGAGGCGGGAATCCCCGCAATGCACCCAGCTCGCGCTGCCCGACTGCACCACCGCCGCGACGAGCGTGGTGCGGGGCGTGTCCAGCATGCCCCGGTCGCTGGCGTACCGCAGGATCTGGTGGTGCGCGGCGAGCAGGGCCTCGGCCAGGAAGGCGTCCACCGAAGGCAGCACAGGCTTGGCCTGGCGCTGGAACGCGGCGGACACCGTCTGCACCGCGATCTGCGCGGCCACCTCGCCATCCGGATGTCCCCCCATACCGTCGGCCAGCACGAAGAGACTGGACTCCCGGGTGTAGCAGTAGCCCATCCGGTCCTCGTTGATCTCGCGGCCGCCACGGCGGCTCACCTGGAAGACCGAGAATTTCATTTCTGCTTCGCCCCTCCGCCGAGGCGCGTGGCCTCGCCCACCTTCTGCACGTTCTTCTTGGTATCCGACACCAGCGTGTCGAGCTGCAGCCGCATCTTCTCGCCGACGGACAGCTTGGTATAGCGGCGCTCGCCCTCGCGGCTCAGTTCCTTCTGCAGCGCGAAGACCGACTGCGGGCGCGAGAGCGGGTCGAGCGCCATGCACCACTCCACCACCTCGATGAGGTTGTCGGAATAGACGCCCCGGAGCTTGCTCAGTGCGAGCGACAGCCGGTCCTTCTCGGCGCGCTGCGGCGCCTCGTTCGGGGGAAAGCCCTGCATGCAGGCATAGATGCAGGCGCCGATGGCGTAGATGTCGGTCCACGGGCCCATGGAGGAATCGCGGCGGTACATCTCCGGCGCCGCGAAGCCGGGCGTGTACATCGGCCGGATGAAGTTGCCCTCCTTCGACAGCACCTCCCGTGCCGCGCCGAAGTCGATCATCACGGCCTTGTTGTCGTCGGTGATGAAGATGTTGGCCGGCTTGATGTCCAGGTGCAGCATCTTGTGCTGGTGCACGATGCGCAGGCCCCGCAGCACCTCGTCGAACAGCGAGCGGATCGTCGATTCGCGGAACACCTTCTGCGTCTTCAGGTCGCGCGCGGTGATGAT
Proteins encoded in this window:
- a CDS encoding serine/threonine protein kinase, producing MSKIKPAPLPPDTMLGGYRVVRRLSAGGFGVVYLAVDAEGQQVAIKEYLPSSLATRSPGELLPKVPPEKLSLYRLGLKSFFEEGRALAQISHASVVSVLNFFRENETVYMVMNYLEGATLQDFIITARDLKTQKVFRESTIRSLFDEVLRGLRIVHQHKMLHLDIKPANIFITDDNKAVMIDFGAAREVLSKEGNFIRPMYTPGFAAPEMYRRDSSMGPWTDIYAIGACIYACMQGFPPNEAPQRAEKDRLSLALSKLRGVYSDNLIEVVEWCMALDPLSRPQSVFALQKELSREGERRYTKLSVGEKMRLQLDTLVSDTKKNVQKVGEATRLGGGAKQK
- a CDS encoding PP2C family serine/threonine-protein phosphatase encodes the protein MKFSVFQVSRRGGREINEDRMGYCYTRESSLFVLADGMGGHPDGEVAAQIAVQTVSAAFQRQAKPVLPSVDAFLAEALLAAHHQILRYASDRGMLDTPRTTLVAAVVQSGSASWVHCGDSRLYMVRSGELLTRTRDHSYMELRNASLPGMDRMNRNVLFTCLGSPTKPIYDITGPVALEQGDRLLLCSDGLWGALDDASIARQLGRLPVSQAVPELVEDALRRAGDSSDNVTVVAMEWETPDTFESTQGISTHSIGDDGFASTIQAGPFEAGAGDELDDLDDEAIERSIAEINEAIRRSAARKT
- the rdgB gene encoding RdgB/HAM1 family non-canonical purine NTP pyrophosphatase, producing MKLVLASNNRGKLAELQSMFSPLGVELVRQADLGVGEADEPFHTFLENALAKARFAAQHTGLPALADDAGLCVDAFGGQPGVQTAYYATRFGYEKGDANNVRALLEQMQGVASRRAAMVSTLVAVRSPDDPEPLIAVGRVVGEIATEPRGSGGFGFDPVMFIPEFGKTFAELPVEVKNAHSHRGRSAQQMLALMRERWF
- the rph gene encoding ribonuclease PH translates to MPSSSLSVPFERSAGRGVDALRPVRITRHYTMHAEGSVLVEFGHTKVLCTASVEERVPPHKRGSGEGWVTAEYGMLPRATHTRSDREAARGKQSGRTQEIQRLIGRSLRAVFDLRALGERTIQLDCDVLQADGGTRTAAITGAWVAAHDAVSALLAAGKIAASPITAPLAAVSVGIVQGTPLLDLEYTEDVQCDTDMNVVMMDGGRFVEVQGTAEGVAFTRSEMDRLLDLAAQGVGALIALQRQALSAPASRL